One stretch of Desulfovibrio sp. TomC DNA includes these proteins:
- a CDS encoding glycosyltransferase family 9 protein, translated as MKTPDKIVLEHAGALGDFLLAWPAFLSISRQFPGVPAYFAVRPSLARFLSPLASPCPPDIRRGLDARFHDNGWPDALKNVLVVRPGLAIRPEMTDSPDFVFLHGVVPGRWDSPRDLYRQGLARRGIAFAEDWRETFQVLFGRSRPIGDTVLLFPGAGHTDKCWAMDHFEALAGLIATYGCKPVFVLGPAELERCVAPKTGETLSPPSTEALSQALCAARCVVGPDCGPLHLAGMHGVPGVAIFGPTAPDQWGPDGLAVVTAGLPCSPCTGMTSGEFAANCLRPLSCLTGVSIAAVWERVQDLLSRSPARR; from the coding sequence ATGAAAACCCCTGACAAGATCGTTTTGGAACATGCCGGAGCCCTTGGAGATTTTTTATTGGCCTGGCCTGCTTTCCTGTCCATCAGCCGGCAATTTCCCGGAGTTCCCGCCTATTTCGCCGTGCGACCGTCCCTGGCCCGGTTTCTTTCGCCCCTGGCTTCCCCCTGCCCGCCCGACATCCGACGGGGGCTTGACGCCCGGTTTCACGACAACGGCTGGCCGGATGCCCTCAAAAACGTGCTGGTGGTGCGCCCAGGCTTGGCCATTCGGCCGGAAATGACTGATAGCCCGGATTTCGTGTTTTTGCACGGCGTCGTCCCGGGCCGCTGGGATTCGCCCCGCGACCTCTACCGGCAGGGACTCGCCCGACGCGGGATTGCTTTTGCCGAGGACTGGCGCGAAACTTTTCAGGTGTTATTCGGTCGCAGTAGGCCGATTGGCGACACGGTGCTGCTTTTTCCGGGGGCTGGCCATACCGACAAGTGCTGGGCCATGGACCACTTTGAAGCGTTGGCCGGCCTCATTGCAACATATGGCTGCAAGCCCGTGTTTGTCCTGGGGCCGGCGGAACTGGAACGCTGCGTGGCCCCGAAGACTGGCGAGACGCTTTCGCCGCCAAGCACGGAAGCGCTCTCGCAGGCCCTCTGTGCCGCGCGCTGTGTCGTCGGCCCGGATTGCGGCCCCCTGCATCTGGCCGGGATGCACGGCGTCCCTGGCGTGGCGATTTTCGGGCCGACCGCGCCGGATCAATGGGGACCGGACGGGCTGGCCGTGGTCACGGCCGGACTGCCCTGCTCGCCGTGCACCGGCATGACCTCCGGGGAATTTGCCGCCAACTGCCTGCGCCCACTGTCGTGTCTGACCGGCGTCAGCATTGCGGCGGTCTGGGAGCGGGTGCAGGATCTGCTGTCGCGAAGCCCGGCAAGGCGTTAA
- a CDS encoding glycosyltransferase family 2 protein, giving the protein MPIDPHRIAIPPLPQPGPQFLAGIVNALPIWALTSQQPELRRSLAGLLLAQGPNQPDFAAAAKGLLAYGCQFDPFDAPSLALLARTQAEAPFLPPRAAGMAGLLAGLPNLDNDDISFEAIRASGDDELLARYLEVSARDRAAGLARLAPAFGALCRLPDAEQAEGLLAAFAPLLPPPLFARLTAEFAVLRLPPQVALDRLATLDTEIWGLFAAVAASHCLDRLGDRGGALAACLAARRALPCHVNLTLRAFELARPVSAPLPAKAGEAAVCLYSLNKAELFHDCLQHLAQTDLGEAIIAVLDNGSTDATPDMLAGMAGRFPADRFVSVRLPVNIGAPGARNWLLALPEVVACRHVAFLDDDAFPETDWLSRLLATARDYPASGAVGCAITDMDAPRDHQSADFNLFPPDMGQPSMAEVKERLFVCEPCRGAPDLSLFAYARPCLSVSGCCHLLSRQALEKAGPFDIRFNPTQFDDLERDIRSFLAGYPCVYDGTVRVAHKQGSSLAKAQTQAQVSQVLGNKIKLEYAVSDADADRLWRENLALIGRDLLEKANVVDGL; this is encoded by the coding sequence ATGCCTATCGATCCGCACCGCATCGCCATCCCCCCCCTGCCGCAACCTGGCCCGCAGTTTCTGGCCGGCATCGTAAACGCCCTGCCGATCTGGGCGTTGACCTCCCAGCAACCCGAACTGCGCCGCTCCCTGGCCGGTCTGCTCCTGGCCCAGGGACCGAACCAGCCGGATTTCGCCGCTGCCGCCAAGGGGCTCCTCGCCTACGGCTGCCAGTTCGACCCCTTTGACGCGCCAAGTCTGGCCCTGCTGGCCCGGACCCAGGCCGAAGCCCCGTTCCTGCCGCCCCGGGCCGCCGGCATGGCCGGTCTGCTGGCCGGCCTGCCCAACCTGGACAACGACGACATCTCCTTTGAAGCCATCCGGGCCAGCGGCGACGACGAGCTGTTGGCCCGCTATCTGGAAGTGTCCGCCCGGGATCGTGCCGCCGGACTTGCCCGGCTGGCTCCGGCCTTTGGCGCCCTGTGCCGGCTGCCCGACGCCGAGCAGGCCGAAGGGCTGCTGGCCGCCTTTGCCCCCCTCCTGCCGCCGCCGCTTTTCGCCCGGCTTACTGCCGAATTCGCCGTGCTGCGCCTACCGCCCCAGGTCGCCCTGGACCGCCTGGCTACTCTGGATACCGAGATATGGGGCCTGTTTGCCGCTGTGGCCGCCTCGCACTGTCTGGACCGCCTGGGCGACCGGGGCGGGGCGCTGGCCGCCTGTCTGGCTGCCCGGCGCGCCCTGCCCTGCCACGTCAATCTCACCTTGCGGGCCTTCGAGTTGGCCAGACCGGTGTCCGCCCCGCTCCCGGCCAAGGCCGGCGAGGCGGCCGTGTGCCTCTATTCACTGAACAAGGCCGAACTCTTTCACGATTGTCTGCAGCATCTGGCCCAGACCGATCTCGGCGAGGCGATTATCGCCGTGCTGGACAACGGTTCCACCGACGCCACCCCGGACATGCTGGCCGGGATGGCCGGCCGCTTCCCGGCCGACCGGTTTGTCAGCGTCCGCCTGCCGGTCAACATCGGCGCTCCCGGGGCCAGGAACTGGCTGCTGGCCCTACCCGAAGTGGTTGCCTGCCGCCATGTCGCCTTCCTCGACGACGACGCCTTCCCGGAAACCGACTGGCTCTCCCGACTGCTGGCCACCGCCCGGGACTATCCCGCCAGCGGGGCTGTCGGCTGCGCCATCACCGACATGGACGCCCCGCGCGACCACCAGTCCGCCGACTTCAACCTCTTCCCCCCGGACATGGGCCAGCCCTCCATGGCCGAGGTCAAGGAACGCCTGTTTGTCTGCGAACCCTGCCGGGGTGCGCCCGACCTGAGCCTTTTCGCCTACGCCCGGCCCTGCCTGTCCGTGTCCGGCTGCTGTCACCTGCTCTCGCGCCAAGCTCTTGAAAAGGCCGGCCCCTTCGACATCCGGTTCAATCCCACCCAGTTTGACGACCTCGAACGCGACATCCGCTCCTTTCTGGCCGGCTATCCCTGCGTCTACGACGGCACCGTGCGCGTAGCCCACAAACAAGGGTCCAGTTTGGCCAAAGCCCAGACGCAGGCCCAGGTAAGCCAGGTGCTCGGCAACAAGATCAAGCTGGAATACGCCGTGTCCGACGCCGACGCCGACCGCCTGTGGCGCGAAAATCTGGCCCTGATCGGCCGCGATCTGCTGGAAAAGGCCAACGTGGTGGATGGATTGTGA
- a CDS encoding L-threonylcarbamoyladenylate synthase, producing the protein MQASSPAQAAMIVRGGGCVIYPTETYFALGALATDAAALARIVAIKARPAAKPLPLLVGDMAQFAAVLPDGFVDGPLGRDFTALAARFWPGPLSLVVPCRESLPGLVKDGLGRVSVRFTPHETAAALCRLAGGALVATSANVSGGAPAAVPDDLEPAVVDAADALVTQGPPPAGGPASTVAGLLGRGRLQIFRQGAVAAATLLEAGYQLIYG; encoded by the coding sequence ATGCAGGCGAGTTCTCCGGCCCAGGCGGCCATGATTGTGCGCGGCGGCGGCTGCGTCATCTATCCGACGGAAACCTATTTCGCCCTGGGAGCGTTGGCAACCGATGCGGCCGCCCTGGCCCGCATCGTGGCCATCAAGGCCCGCCCGGCGGCCAAGCCGCTGCCGCTTCTGGTCGGCGACATGGCCCAGTTTGCCGCCGTGTTGCCGGACGGTTTTGTTGACGGTCCGCTCGGGAGGGATTTCACCGCTCTGGCCGCCCGATTCTGGCCCGGGCCGCTGTCGCTGGTGGTGCCCTGCCGGGAGAGTCTGCCCGGGCTGGTCAAGGACGGGCTGGGGCGGGTGTCGGTACGCTTTACCCCGCATGAAACGGCGGCGGCCCTGTGCCGGCTGGCCGGCGGGGCGCTGGTCGCCACCAGCGCCAATGTCAGCGGCGGCGCGCCGGCGGCCGTGCCGGACGACCTTGAGCCGGCCGTGGTGGACGCGGCGGATGCCCTGGTGACCCAAGGCCCTCCCCCGGCCGGCGGCCCGGCCTCGACCGTGGCGGGGTTGCTTGGCCGGGGGCGGCTACAGATTTTTCGCCAGGGCGCGGTGGCGGCAGCGACGCTTCTTGAGGCGGGGTATCAGCTCATCTACGGGTAA
- a CDS encoding ABC transporter permease: MVRVFGLSPARFAAMVSKEFTQMRRDRVTFAMMVGIPLLQLILFGFAINSDPKNLPTAILDNDRTAFSRDMATAMKNSDYFKFTKAISTEAEADELLRLGRIQFVLTIPQNFGRDLVRGERPVVLLEADATDPSATSNAVAAIRQAATDAFNRDLTGPLLPLRATDGPVTLRLHARYNPEAVTQYNIVPGLMGVVLTMTLVIITSLAITRERERGTMENLLITPVRPVEVLLGKMLPYIVVGYIQMGLIIVAAKVIFQVPFVGSLPLLFLVSFPFIAANLGVGITFSTIAQNQLQAVQMSFFFFLPSILLSGFMFPFQGMPEWAQWIGSVLPLTHFLRVVRGIVLKGNTFADIVPHLLPICLFLLVSLGVGVKRYRQTLD; the protein is encoded by the coding sequence ATGGTGCGTGTCTTTGGTCTGTCGCCGGCCCGGTTTGCAGCCATGGTGTCCAAGGAATTCACCCAGATGCGTCGGGACCGGGTGACCTTTGCCATGATGGTCGGCATCCCGCTGCTCCAACTCATTCTCTTTGGCTTTGCCATCAACTCCGACCCCAAAAACCTGCCCACCGCCATCCTGGACAACGATCGCACGGCTTTTTCCCGGGACATGGCCACGGCCATGAAAAACAGCGATTATTTCAAGTTCACCAAGGCGATCAGCACGGAAGCCGAGGCGGACGAACTGTTGCGTCTGGGGCGCATCCAGTTTGTCCTGACCATTCCCCAGAATTTCGGCCGCGATCTGGTGCGCGGCGAGCGTCCGGTAGTGCTGCTTGAAGCCGACGCCACCGACCCATCGGCCACTTCCAACGCCGTGGCCGCCATCCGACAAGCCGCAACCGATGCCTTCAACCGGGATCTGACCGGCCCCTTGCTGCCGCTGCGGGCAACCGATGGCCCGGTGACCCTGCGCCTGCATGCCCGCTACAATCCAGAAGCCGTCACTCAGTACAACATCGTTCCCGGCCTCATGGGCGTGGTGCTGACCATGACCCTGGTCATCATCACTTCGCTTGCCATCACCCGCGAACGCGAACGCGGCACCATGGAAAATCTGCTCATTACGCCGGTGCGGCCGGTGGAAGTGCTGCTCGGGAAGATGCTGCCCTATATCGTGGTGGGCTACATCCAGATGGGGCTTATCATTGTCGCGGCCAAGGTGATCTTTCAGGTGCCGTTCGTCGGCAGCCTGCCGCTGCTCTTTCTGGTGTCGTTTCCGTTTATCGCGGCCAATCTGGGCGTTGGCATCACCTTTTCCACTATTGCCCAGAATCAGTTGCAGGCCGTGCAGATGTCGTTTTTCTTCTTTTTGCCGTCGATTCTGCTGTCCGGCTTCATGTTTCCCTTTCAGGGGATGCCAGAGTGGGCGCAGTGGATCGGTTCGGTGCTGCCGCTGACCCATTTTTTGCGGGTGGTGCGCGGCATTGTGCTCAAGGGCAACACCTTTGCCGACATCGTGCCCCATCTGCTGCCCATCTGCCTTTTTCTCCTGGTCTCGCTGGGTGTTGGGGTCAAGCGCTATCGCCAGACGCTTGATTGA
- a CDS encoding DUF2157 domain-containing protein: protein MHILFDSPPLLKCTGMVTIAGSIFGFGLRRRRKHPEKSFSNEAIFFLGVLAVAGAVYFLGLALDTGNGHFSLLILLSCITYGVLGYCFRSRLIWLFALLSLGGWLGAETGYVSGWGAYYLGMNYPLRFTLFGGLLTAAALALQSQEKLRPFQHTTMVMGLLYLFIALWILSIFGNHGDETTWEQVKQIELFHWSLLFAIASGWAIYYGLRHDNATVKGFGLTFLLLNCYTRFFEYFWDSTNKVIFFVLLAASFWGLGHVAEKLWRIGEKKEA from the coding sequence TTGCATATCCTTTTCGATTCCCCGCCGTTGCTCAAATGCACCGGTATGGTCACGATAGCCGGAAGCATTTTTGGTTTCGGCCTGAGGAGGCGGCGCAAGCACCCGGAAAAAAGTTTCAGCAACGAAGCAATATTCTTTCTCGGGGTCCTGGCCGTGGCCGGGGCCGTGTATTTTCTCGGTTTGGCGCTTGATACAGGAAACGGCCACTTCTCCCTGCTTATCTTACTGTCCTGCATCACCTACGGCGTGTTGGGCTACTGCTTCCGGTCGAGGTTAATCTGGCTGTTCGCCCTGCTTTCCCTGGGGGGCTGGCTCGGGGCCGAAACCGGCTATGTGTCGGGCTGGGGCGCGTACTATCTGGGCATGAACTATCCGCTGCGTTTTACGCTCTTTGGCGGGCTGCTCACCGCTGCGGCCCTGGCTTTGCAAAGTCAGGAAAAGCTGCGGCCGTTTCAACACACCACCATGGTCATGGGCTTGCTCTATCTGTTTATCGCCCTGTGGATACTGTCCATCTTCGGCAATCACGGGGATGAAACAACTTGGGAGCAGGTCAAGCAGATCGAGCTGTTTCATTGGTCCTTACTGTTCGCCATTGCCTCCGGCTGGGCCATCTATTACGGTCTGCGTCACGACAACGCCACGGTCAAGGGATTCGGCCTGACCTTTCTGCTGCTGAACTGCTACACGCGGTTTTTCGAATACTTCTGGGATTCCACCAACAAGGTTATTTTCTTCGTCTTGCTGGCGGCCAGCTTCTGGGGCCTGGGCCATGTGGCGGAAAAATTGTGGCGCATTGGGGAAAAAAAGGAAGCCTAG